ACGTCAGCTTGTTCAGGAAGCCCGACAGGTCTTTTAATCCGTCTTTATTTAAACTCAAGTTCTGATTCCGTCCTTCTTTGTGGGCATTTACCAAGCCGCTGTCGATCAGGGTTTTGACATGGTGCGAAACGCACGGCTGCGACAGTCCGGTCATTTGCTGAATATCCGAATTGTT
This Larkinella insperata DNA region includes the following protein-coding sequences:
- a CDS encoding ArsR/SmtB family transcription factor, giving the protein MDCKFIEKASSAIADRYRLQILVALSEKGSLNNSDIQQMTGLSQPCVSHHVKTLIDSGLVNAHKEGRNQNLSLNKDGLKDLSGFLNKLT